The window TGAGCATGACAATATCACTTATTCATTGAAGAGGTCGATGCTAATATCATTTGTAGTGAAATTCTTGAATTCATAAGTTATCTCAATAatctcaatattattaaaaaatcagtgtaaactttaattaattaattaattattacctatttaatattatgttaaaatgttttttttttgttgatttttaaaatgtcatctCATTGAGGTGTGATTGTGTGTGTaacgtaaaattaatttttataacctctaaaagaaattgaatatatgctcatttataaaaaaaaaaatcgtatattttaaaatttgtcataggaCTTGCAGaaacttatatattaaattatttacatataattaaacaaattaattagagTTTTCTTTTAGCAATAGAATTGttatcttataaattaattatctatttataatttagtattaatattattgtattgtatatcAATTGTttaccaataaattaaaaaatgtattagttTCCTTTAaccattgaattattattaccttgtaaattatctatctatttataatttagtatatattaatattattatactgtatatcaatattttttactaataaaataaaaatctaaataatgtaattgagtttctttttacaaaacactttaaataatattccctTGATACAAATTTGTATCTAAACATTATTACAGATGAGcttctaattttttatgtagatgTTATTGCAGGTAAGTTTCTGGagaaaaaatgcttttaattacATTTGGTAATGATCTTCatgatgtttttataatacacaattagttttataaattaattatgttcaGATGGTCTCGCTTGTAAAATGCTGCATAATTAGTAGGTGAGGTACCTTTGAATTAGCCTAAATAAGTTGCATTTATAGTTGtgaatgttaaataataataattcataagttttattattggaaaaattaatcatattcctttaaataaaaaatatataatacatacatacatttggATGTGAGAAAAAGTTAAGAAATGGGAATCAAATTAATGATTTCtactaaaatgtttaaatatatacgtaacaaacaattaaatatcaaattacattcaaaaagattttattgaaaactatgtataaataatatacttgaatattaattaataacagtTGTTGACCttcatgaatataatattttaaattttttttgtaaaaacgtttttaagttattaactttttttgtgtatgttgTAACAAGGTCTTGTGGGGGAGTGGTTAGCATAGTAGACTTCCACTTATGAGGGCCCGTGTTCAAATCTTATAgtagtaagtaaaatttttttaagcaatccatataatattaataatattcgctGTTAATACATGAAGAAGTTATGTTGACAATTATATCAACGTACACTACATAtgctaaattacaaataatggtAAGTAAAGAGTATGATGTAAGTGTGTTAACAAGTGTGATTCAGATGAGTTGTAATTgaatacaatatacatacattaataataaGTATGCGTTAAGGTTAGGCAACCAGCATTACataaaaaggaacaaaaaaGTGCAAAATGAACCTTAGAATTTCCCATAAGAAATAACATGTAAAAATGACCCAAAGTGAGCCCGGATCGGCATAGCTTATCTACTCTTATTCATGTGGCCTCGAATATTTATGATCATGTCAAGAGCCCAACCGCTGTCGCGTTCCTggaattcttccaattttttcagcaaatagtttttgacatgatcagtgtaccactcctgcatgtccgttgtcagatacatttccttggccgacgttataaaagttttcaaatcctcCTCTTTGGTGCTAGGCTTAATGAAATTGCCCGTGAACATAATGTAcacctgaaataaaattcaagatctcattagactatttaaattataaatcttaaattttacttaccttgaggggatgcttcactagctcacgccgaacgtgtcttctaaacattggaaatgcccgtttgaaaaatatatttggatctttataatccaaatttgtaatcataccAGTCTTCACCCTGCCCTGGTGGTGGGCTTCAATTGTCTCCCAGATTAgatgtcgattttgttttttggtgacTCCACCACCTTGCTTAACTAAATCTAATCGCAGTCGGTGAAGTTGCCGctggtatgatttacaaagtccaATATTAGCTTCAAGACGCAGAGGATTTTCTTTCTTCAACATCAACATCTTTTTCAATAAGCGGATGTTCTGCTTATTAAGTACCATCCATCGCTCGGCTTCCGCCGTCTTGATGAGCCTCAACGCTCTCTCCACTTTCTTCATCATATCCGTGCTACCACCTTGAGGTACCGCGTTTAGCGTCTgcataacattttgttcgtaggtgtccatctttcaaaaaaattatatttaagtttcacaataatatttaaaaaatttttacacttaccgttatattttcaaatactaagcaaaatatacgttaccgaacgttcaacactaaagttaacttacaactgagtaatatttgttttttgtataaaatatatagactaagtttagaataataaatatatcaaaataataataataataataataataataataataataaagttttgattCCCAAGAAAGGAGACCTTTCAGTTCCGAGCAATTATCGCCCGATTACATGTCTCAATACCGTGTACAAAGCGTTCACCTCCATTCTTAATGAACGCATACTCACAACCATAGAACCGGTTTGGCAGATGATATACGAGCAACGCGGCTCCAAACGAGGTATATCAGGTTGCAAAGATAATCTTCTTGTTGACAGATGTATCTGTCAAGACGCTCGTCAATATCAACGCGACCTGAGTATGGCCTGGGTGGATTATAGGAAAGCATTTGACACTACCTCTCACCAACTCATATTGGTGCTgctcaaatgtttgaaaattcaccCCGATATCATCAGATGCATCGAAGAGCTGTTACCTTTGTGGAAGACCAAGTTTACCATTAGATGTGGTAAACGTACTGTCTCAACAGATCTGGTAACGTATAAGCGTGGTGTCTATCAAGGCGACAGCCTTAGCCCGCTTTTATTCTGCATCTCCCTTATGCCCCTTTCCTTGCGCTTGCGAGAAGAAACTGGTTACCGTTGTGGCCCCCCGGCAGATAGGAAGCATCAGGTAACTCATCTATTCTATATGGATGACCTGAAACTTTATGCTTCTTCTGAGAGCAGTCTATCTCAAGCTCTCAAAGCTGTCCATCAGTACACGAAGGCTATTGGCATGGAATTTGGACTCGATAAATGTGCCGTCATTCATTGTAAGAGGGGTCGTGTCCCTGATTACGATGCAGACGTGCAGCTCACAGATGGAAGCATCGTGAAACATCTCGATGAAGAAGAGCTCTACACATATTTGGGTGTCggtgaaaaccacattcaaagtgTGTCTACTGTCAAGGAAGCTCTTCGCGGCAGGTATAGGCACCGTCTTCGACAAATCTGGCAATCAGAATTGTCTGGGATCCATAAGATCCGTGCTACTAATATGCTTGCAATACCCATCCTTCTCTATTCTTTTGGTTCCATCAAATGGACAATAGAGGAGCTTAAGGAACTTGACAGAGGCACTCGCAAACTCATGAACGTCAATCGTAGTTTGCACCCACGTGCTTCTGTACCGCGTAATTACCTCCCACGCCAGCAAGGAGGTAGAGGTCTCCTATCCGTTGAATGTCTACATGATAGGGTAGTTTTAGGAATAGCTTGTCAGGTCATAAACAGTTCAGACCCTCTTATGGAACTCGTGCGCGATCATGAGTTACAGGGTAGAGGAGCATTCTTGTTCTCTGCAGCACAACATGCAGCGTCTAAATTGGGCCTTGTTTTTGATCCGTCTAATCGTGATCTTGATGATAACGTGATCCTTCTCTCCAAATCTCGACTTCGTTCAGCTGTGAAACGAGCTGAAATACGCTCCCTCTTCGAAGATCATCGGAATCGCGACCATCAGGGAATGTTCTACCGTCATCTTGACACCTGTAGTCTTTCCGTTGATCTTACGTTCTCTTTCCTCCGATCAGCTGGACTCAAGTCCGAAACAGAAGGCTTTATCATCGCTGCCCAAGATGGTGTGATAGCGACGCTAActcaccaaaagtatgtatgtaaagaagcagtctccaccactatgtgcagagcgtgcaaatctcagccggagacgctgatgcaccttatctcggcatgtccttcttatgccacgaacacctacatacatcgccataacgctgccctccgcgtgctgtactacttcttgagacacaagtatgaagtggaccctacgccagttctaccatatgctccaggcgagatcgagtccgtcgtcaagaacgagaaatgcattatcttctggaatttctcgttcccaactaccaggcagctctctgctactaagcctgatatagtgctccaggatatcttatctaagactatgtacgtcatcgagttctctgcgcctgcagaaacgaacatagtcacgaaggaggagcaaaaacggactaaatatcttgatctcttacaagaactacgacaactacaccctggctactcagtcaaaatggttgtcctcattatcggttgcctaggcggaattcgtcccactctcgagacgaatctatctcaaattccggtctgcaggtctcatcttcgtcaccttatctcttctatgcagaaggctgtcattataggcacccttcgtacattgagatcgcatcagactgtcttcaagtaacagcccttgaagtttctttttctctatttttttttctttattttagtaggttccacatcgctgcggtgcagggacggagcctgcttgaccaggacattagacagacttacgtaccacCGACTCGGAAAACAGACGGACCAACAGACGTCGcgtggactgacggacgtacagactacacggccacaagtcagtgaactttcttcaaaagacgtagctgccttgtgaagatttatgtctctcaaggagatgggaggctctggggtgtaaatcctgtatcctctctccctccttggcaggcatgaattcgttaatttcaaattttataataataataataataataataataataataataaaccccCACGGGGACAACTGGTAGCCCTAGTTGTCCGGGAATTGGCGCTCCCGGGGCCCGAGCCAACCCACTTATGATGGTGAATAAAAGGATTAAAAGCCTCGGAAAACAGCCGCTGCCTGGGGGTTATCGCCAGGGCACATCTGGAGCCACCGCTGGATGTGACAGTATGCGACCCGGTGGTGGTGGGTTGATGATCAGGCGGCCACCCATCACCAAAGAAGCTACAGCCGACGACGGACGAGACACCCGTGATGATTTGCCTGTGGATGTTCCATTACCGCAAACGGAAACGGCCACCGCAGACAATTCTTCCAGGAGACGCATGAAGTGGACAGACGAAATGAATCAGTTCATACTGCGAACCTACCTGGAAGTGACCCGACTTGAACAGGATAAAACCGGATACAGACAAAAACTATACCAACAATTCACACAAAAATACACAAAGCTTACACACATCACAGAACAGCGACTCGCCGATCAACGCCGGACAATTATCACACATACACTCATTCCCCTTAcaatacaaaatcaaattaGACAACAAGTTCACCACCAAATACACACCATACACAACACAGGCATAATACACATGGACACACAGACAACACAAACAGCTGAAAATAACAATAGTAACAATAGCAACGATAACACATCCATCACACATATCCAAAACTCACTTAACACTGCATTGGCGGAATTCACAAATTTAGACCCCACACAGAAACACAAACTACCAAAACTACACCATTCACGCAATCTCACCAACATAGTCAACACGcttaacaattacattttaccAGAATACTTATCACAGGACACAACATTTACAGATTTACACAACATCATTTACTGCGGAGCTGTTGCAGCAGTTAGGTGTAATGGTCTCAAGGTAACATCACCCTTAAACATACGAAACACACGCACTTCACAAACACGCGTACCGGCTTGGGAAAAGCGTTTAAATTCTCGTATTGCGAGTATAAGGCGGGACCTAGGCCGGATCACACAATACATACAAGGAACGCGTACACAAAAACTCACCAAACACATACAAAACATCAAAACAACATACAGAATACACTCCAAATACGATGTACAAAACACCGCTCAAGAGGAATTTAGGGATACCCTACACCAAAAACTCACTGTATACTCTACACGACTCAAACGATACAAAGATGCACACAAACGAAAAATACACAACACTCAATTCCAATACAACCAAAAGTTTTTCTACCGATCACTCACACACAACAACACACCACAGCACGATACACAACCACCCACAAAACactcactttttacatattGGTCTGGTCTTTGGTCCGAGGAAGTTCAGCACAATGTTGAAACCTGTTGGATCGGAGACGAAATCCACAAAACAAACAACATTACACTCATGACAAAAACAACAATTACTACAAAAGACATACACAACGCTACACAACACTTACACAATTGGAAGAGCCCTGGCGTGGATCAAATACACAACTATTGGCTGAAACACTTTACATGCACACACGAACACCTCGCAagacattttacaaaattcatacAACACCCTCACACAACACCTCCTTTTCTAATGAAGGGCATCACTTATATGATACCGAAGGATAACGATGCAATAAATCCAACAAAATACAGACCCATCACAAGTCTATCTACACTATACAAGTTAATCACTTCATgcatcacacaaaaaatttacacacaCATTACAGACAACAACATTCTCGCAGAGGAGCAAAAGGGCTGTCGGAAACTATCAAGAGGTTGTAAGGAGCAACTCATTATAGACTCGGTGGTGATCGAACAGGCCAAACACAACAACAGAAGCATGTACACAGCTTACATAGATTACAAAAAAGCATTTGATTCCGTGCCGCATTCCTGGCTTCAGAGAGtattgaatttatacaaaattgacgaacacattatacaatttttaacacaCGCCATGTCGTTATGGACAACCACTCTAAATTTAACACACAATAGCACGACCATTACCACAGATACCATACACATTAGACGAGGTATCTTCCAGGGAGACTCATTGAGCCCCCTTTGGTTCTGTCTCGCTCTTAATCCACTATCACATATACTCACAGATTCGGGATGCGGTTTCAAGGTAAAGTTCGACAAAGAATTCCATAAAATATCTCACCTTTTTACATGGATGACTTGAAACTGTATGCCTCCACCCAAACACAATTACCACATTTAATGCGACTGACTGAAATATTCTCTGCTGACATCCGGATGGAATTCGGTACTGACAAATGCAAAACACAACACATACATGCTGACCCAGGAACGCCTGTTTTATTTGACCTGCAAAATGGTGGTGTCATTAGCCCCATGGAGGAGGGACAATTTTACAGCTATCTTGGTGTGCTGCAATCACAAGGCATCCCACACACAGATATAAAACAAACACTTACACAACACTACATACAAAGAATTCAAAACATACTCAAAAGTGGTCTTGATGGTAGAAATACCGTTAGAGCCATCAACACATACGCTACACCATTTCTCACATATTCCTTCGGAATCATAAAGTGGACAAACACAgacattaaaaacatacaaattaaaacacGAACAATCATGACAAAACACAGAATACACCACATACACTCATCATCAGCCAGGTTGGTTTTACCACGGTCTTTAGGAGGACGTGGTCTCACAGATATCCAACTATTACACGATCGCCAGCTCCATAGCCTACGCGAGTACTTCCTGTCTAAAACACACACATCACACTTACACAATGCCATAACATCCGCAGACAAGTCATACACGCCACTTAACATGCACACAACACAAAACTCTCTTCCACCAACCAAAACACAACACACATCCACAAACATGCAGACATGGAAAACGAAGGTTTTACATGGAAGGTATTTTCATGAGCTTAGTCACGACTGTATTGACCGAGAGGCTTCGCAAGCCTGGTTGACCAAGTGTAATATCTTTCCGGAAACCGAGGGCTTCATGTTTGCAATACAGGATCAAATCATACATACACTGAATTACAAAAAACACATACTCAAAGACAACGCACAACAAACAGACCTATGTCGGCAATGTCGACAAAAACCAGAAACAATACAACACATTACATCAGCATGCTCACGTCTTACCCAAACAGATTACAAACACAGACACGATCAGGTAGCAAAAATAATACACCAAAAACTCGCCATAAAACACAAACTCACAACAGACAACTCACCATACTACAAATACACTCCATCTTCAATTCTCGAAAACAACACGCACAAATTATATTGGGATAGAACAATTATCACAGACAAGGCGGTACACTACAACAGGCCAGACATTACACTtatacacaaacacacaaaaaccaCATTCCTCATAGACATTGCAGTACCCAACACACACAACCTTCAGTCTACACACActgaaaaactaacaaaatacaCCGATCTAGCTGTCGATCTGAGGAATCAATGGAAAATGACATCAGTTGTTGTCGTTCCGGTGATACTAAGCTCAATAGGCGTCATACCAACAACACTTCACAACAGTCTGCATACACTTGAACTAcacaaaaacacatacatacaattacAAAAGGCAGTTATAATTAATACTTGCCGTATAGTGAGAAAGTTTCTCTCTATGGGACACAGCACTCTCCAAACACAAACATTAACCACTGctcaacaaacaacaacaaacacaACATACTCTCCGACCAATGCAAACACACTCATGCCAAACACGGAAACTTCACACCAGCACCCACACAACACACAGTTACACACACAAAACATAACGCAAGAAATATACCCGACACAACACAGCACATCTACAACAACACTCACACACGCAACATCAGCACATTCTCCAAACcaaacacaaaacaatacaCAAGAAACAAACTCATCACAACACAACATCATTACTTACACTACAACAGCACTCATACACGCACCACCCCCACTTTATCGAAACGAAACACATAACACACCACCCATTGCTCGGTTAACAAGCCTCACACAAGATCAAATATCAAGACCATCAGATG is drawn from Chrysoperla carnea chromosome X, inChrCarn1.1, whole genome shotgun sequence and contains these coding sequences:
- the LOC123302468 gene encoding mucin-3B-like, which codes for MGHSTLQTQTLTTAQQTTTNTTYSPTNANTLMPNTETSHQHPHNTQLHTQNITQEIYPTQHSTSTTTLTHATSAHSPNQTQNNTQETNSSQHNIITYTTTALIHAPPPLYRNETHNTPPIARLTSLTQDQISRPSDVSNKTQNTSQETQHSITLLTTTPIHVPPPINQNLTQNTSPIVRLTRLTHGQIAHYSKPTENVPIAHRTRKRAQHNTTPHTSPKRRGR